The segment CCCCTATGCACATTCACTAGACTTTACACATCATATACACACTCCACTAGACTATACACAccatatgcacactcactagactatacacaGCCTATGCACATTCACTAGACTATACaccaccatatacacactcactagactatacacaCCGATATACACATTCACTAgactatacacactcactagactatacacaCCCTATGCACATTCACTAGACTATACAGCACCCTATGCCACACTCACTAGACATTACACAGCCTATGCCACACTCCACTAGACTATACACaccctatgcacactcactagactatacacaCCCTATGCACATTCACTAGACTATACACACCCTATGCACATTCACTAGACTATACACACCCATGCACATTCACTAGACTTTACGAcatcatatacacactcacagactATACACAccatatgcacactcactagacctaTACACCACTCCTATGCACATCACTAGAcatacacactaatacacactcactagactatacacaccatatacacattCCACTAGACTATACACACCACTAGACTATAAACACACCTATGCACATTCACTAGACTATACACACCCtatcacactcactagacttagCACACccatgcacactcactagactatacacaCCCTATGCATATTCACTAgactatacacaccatatacacactcactagactatacaatattatatgcacactcactagactatacacaccacatacacactcactagacataCACACTATAtgccacactcactagactataccacaccatatacacactcactagactatacacaCCCTATACACACTCATTCAACATACTACATagacactcccacacaaaactccccaccacattacacacacacacacacacacacccacacacacacacagcacacacacacacacacacacaaacacgacacacaccacacacacacacacacagcacacacacacacacacacacatacatacacattacaacacacacacttttacacatcATTTTcggctgctactctgttattattttacttgtattattattctatcctgttgcctagtcactttaccctgccttcattacATAATctactcaaataccttattattatctatcctgatgcctagtcactctTTACTGCCTTCatctacatatctacctcaaataccttattattatctatcctgatgcctaatcactttaccctgccttcaatgtacatatcacctcaaataccttattattatctatcctgattgcctagtcactttaccctgccttcatgtacatatctacctcaaatacctattCATTattgcagtcctgatgtctagtcacttaccTGCCTTCATCACAtattctacctcaaataccttattattatctatcctgatgcctatcactttaccctgcttcatgtacatatcacctcaaATACCATATATTATTCATCCTATTGCctatcactttaccctgccttcagtACATATTCTAcctaaataccttattattatctaccctgatgcctagtcactttaccctgccttcatgtacatatctagctcaaataccttattattatctatcctgatgcctagtcactttaccctgccttcatgtacatatctacctcaaatacccttattattatctatcttatgcctatctctctcctttcccccaggAGATCTGTCTGTGTGACCCTCCAGTAGTCATGGCCCTAGTGGACGGTCCTACAGGGGAGAACGACAACATGATCTGTGTGGCCTACAAACACCAGTTTGACCTGATCAACGAGAGCACCGGGGACGCATACAGGCTACACCACGTAGACGCCAACCGGGTGAGACCTCCTAACAATATGATTTATGGTGTTATTTACATTACCTTCCACTTACCTGGTTGGTTGACTGAGAAGAGAGCTCAACAATGAAGGGGAAGAGGTACAGTTTAGAGGAGAACAGTTAAAGATGGGCCAATGAATGACAATTGAGTAGAATAAATTCAATACAGTGCTCTTCTCTGCCATGTGCACACAGGTCAACTTTGTGGCAGCCATCGATGTGTACGAGGATGGGGAGGCTGgtcttttgttgtgttacaattgTGAGTCTCCATTTATCTGGGGTATTTCTACACTCTACACTCTTATAAAATAACGGTACGGTATTGttagttgggttataaaaaaatattaaaatacatataatgtaccttcagaggtacacataATGATGTCACACGGTACTGTTCGGtaccttttagggtacatgtgcGAATAAAGagtataatggtacatttttgtaCCCCATATATTACCCTAATACTTGTAggctgtattagggtaaaactacccctcaaaataaggccttatgaagaGTTTAATTATAATGATAACATACACCTTGGAattcacttggtgaaggccacaggactgaaaatgaactaattcaacaaccatgtatctgtcactaacaaatacagtcatggttGATAACCTCAGAGGCAAGGCACACTGGAAAATGatattggaggcgtggcttagtgggGGTGTGGCAGTcattagttatttttggccactcATGAGTAAAAGTGCTTGTTTGTCACTTATAGAGAACATATTGCTTTGTCACTGTATTGTTACGATATAAAGGCAAAAAGcatgcttttgtacctgtggaGGAAGGTACTCTCTGAGGTATGAACTGGGGTACAGTTATGCACCTGTTACTAAAAGTACAAAGGAGATTCCTTACAGATTCCACCCCAGGGACCAGCGGTTGTACTCCTTTAGGATCAAGTCTAAACCTTTATTTCTGAGGGTGTAGTAACGTTTGAATATATATTATCCATTGTCCTCAACACCCATATATACAAGGTTCCTATATATACAAGGTTCCTATATATACAAGGTTCCTATATATACAAGGTTCCTATATATACAAGGTTCCTATATATACAANNNNNNNNNNATACAAGGTTCCTATATATACAAGGTTCCTATATATACAAGGTTCCTATATATACAAGGTTCCTATATATACAAGGTTCCTATATATACAAGGTTAACGACTGTGTTTCTATATTTAGACTTATGTTTCTAAACTCGTCTTTCTGTGCAGATACTTGTTCCTATAATTACTTAACAATGACATGGTATAAAGGCATATAGGGTCACTAATATATCCATTCTAATACTGTATATCTCATATGTTCCCCAGATATCTGTTCCTATAAGAAGGTGTGTCCGTTCAATGGGTCCACCCCTATGATCCAGTCTAACGCCTCTGACTTACACTTCAGCTGGAACCAGATGCCCAACGCCATCGGTGAGTAGCACTGGTAACCATAGCAACCAGCAGCCCCACCCTACCCCTCCCCACACCCCGCTCCCTCCCTTGGTCAGCCCAGCCTCCGGCCCTGGCCTGAGCCCCGTCACCATGGTAACATGCAGCGGGTGGCCACCCAGGCTAGGTCGTCCagagtgtttgtctgtgtctgtttgtgtctgtgtttgtttctgaTGATGAAAGCAGAGAATGGCTGGCTAAAGATACATTACACAAGCTACAGTTTCTCTTATGttagtatgtgtatgtttgtactGTCATGCTGCTTTGACAAACCAATTTTACCCTTAGGATTAATTTATTAGGACATTATCTATCCAAACCATCTATCCGAATCTATCAGCTCCATTTAGCCAGGTGTTCTCCAGAATGTTGATGCTGTGCTTTGGAATCATAATTACTTCATAGCCATACATTAATTATTACTGTTgattctctgttctgtctgtaaaTGCACTTTTTCTTATATTATGTCAGCACATGGGATGTTAATTCTTTATTCAATAACAGGaagttgttgttgtgttagtgtgtgcatTCCCCTACATCTTGGCCTTTACCACTGACTCCATTGAGATCCGGCTGGTTGTCAACGGTAACCTGGTCTACACAGCTGTCGTGCCAGAGCTCCAGCTGACTGCCTCCAGGGTGAGTTTGATTGACAGGTGGAAGTGTCCAATCATGATGGTAATGAATCTGAGTTATAAAGCGCTTTTCCTACACaacacaaaagagagagagaaagcttgtgtgtgtgtacccacgtgtgtgtgcgtgcatgcgttcaCGAGCTTGTATGTGCGTGTCCGTTTGTGACAAATCTTCCTCTACCTCGCCTCTACGTCCAAGAGCCagttcagagaaaattactttctTTATTCGTGCCTTTCAACACTGAAGGACTTTCAAAGACAATCTGTCCTCCCAGGGACATGCATTAAAACATTATGTTTCTAATTTTTCCAAGGACTTGTAATATAGGAGAATATAGTAGTATATAGCAGTACTGAAAATAAATCTACTACCCTGCGGAGCTGGTggcctctctcgtctcctcttatcgtcgtctctcctcgtctctctctctctctctctctctcttctctcctctctctctctctctgtctctctctctctctctctctctctctctctctctcgtctctctctcttcctctgcatcTTCGTCTcgtcctcgtctcctctctcctctccgcctcttctcttctctctctctctctcctctctatctctctcctctctctctctctctcctccctctcttcatctctccttctctctctcccgtctctctcctctcttcctgcactctatctctctcctttctcggttctctctctccttctctcccctctccctcctgggctctcctcttccatctctccctcttcccatccACAGTCAGATCATTACTTTGTTGTCGTCTGTCCGGTCACTCTGCTCCCAACTGCAAGCTCCCTGGGAACAAATCAGTTCCCAGAGTTCCCCCACAGACGCCCACGCCATTTACGAAGAATGCCCGGCTGTTTCCCATCGCCGCTCCGAACGGGTAAAGCCTCTGCAAGCAATCCAATCACAGGTGTAATTAATTATCATTGGGACCTGCAACTGGGCTTTAGAGGGTCCGAAGGTGTAGTATAGTATCATGGGATCCTGAAACTGGGCTTTAGGGAGGGTTAGAAAGTTGTAGTATATATCATGGGACCTGTGAACTGGGTTTAGAGGGTTAGAGTGTAGTATAATTATATCATGGGGAGAACCCTACTTGAACTGGGGCTTAAAGGAGGGGGGTTTAGANNNNNNNNNNNNNNNNNNNNNNNNNCGttttgagcgtgtgtgtgtgtgtgtgtgtgtggtgtgtgtgtgtgtgtgtgtgtgtgtgtgtgtggtgtgtggtggtgtgtgttgtgtttttagaAACAAAATTCTCCAGCAATCTTATTTCAAATAGTCTTTATTATCCCAGAGGGACCCACATAACACTATCAAACACACAAATCATAACACAACAGAAGGACACATGCAGACTGTACCATTCAACAATATGAAACACTACGCTCATATGTTGTAGCAGGtgttggattctagcttgaaatagACTGATACATGGTACATACTAGAACTTATTGATGACTTTACATGTATAAGGAATGTGTATGTTGGGGTCAATGAAGGGTGGATAGGAACTTGGGTGTATGGAAAGTTTCtgagtactctctctctctctctctctctctctctctctcttcctctccttctcgtctcttctctctgtctctctctctctctcttctctactctctctgtctctctctctctctcttctgtctcttgtctctctcgtctctctctcctctctcctctcgtctctctatccctctcctgttctctgtctcttcctcttctctctcatcccttctctctctcttcgtcctctcggtcgttcctctctcttctctctctctctcctctctctctctctctctctcatctactcaatctctcctctctttctctctctctctctcatcttcttcagccttcctctcttctcttccccgtctcttacatcctctctctcgtcttacTCAAAAAAACCAAAtcgctctctcttctgctcctctcttttcctctccttctttccttctcttccttcctctcagtCTCAGCAGGAATTACTTTGGTGTCCGTTGTCCGTCCAAGGGGCAAACTCTCTGGTCCTTCCTACAAGCTAATCCCAGTTACATGGTCCATGATAAACTAGCACAGCTCCGGGACACGGTGGAAATGTGGTTGCTTGGCGAGGCGTTACTGGTACTCCCGCAGCGGACATACGGATTGTGGGAAACTGACGGAATCCTCGTAGCCGGATGGGCGTCTGTGGGGCAAATACCGTCCTGTGGGTGTCACAGTTGCCCTCAAGACCGGGAGGCTGCAGTTTGGAGCAGAGTTGACCGGGAAGAGACGACACAAACCCAGCGAGATATCCTGACCTGGATGTAGATGCAGGTTCACCGAGTGCGCAGAGCTACGTGAAGGAAGACGGTAAGGCCTCGCAAGACCGAAGTCGACGAGTGGTGAGAAGGATATTTACTCATCGGACGGACAAGATGGAAGAATGCCGGCGATTTAGAGAGGGTGAAGGGTGGTAGGCTATATATCGATTGGGACCTGAAACGTGGGCTTTAGAGGGGTTAGAGTAGTAGTATATATATGGTACTGAGACTGGGTTATAGGGGGGGTTAAGGACACCACCGCGCCGGCGGCGAGGAGGCGGGCGAGGCGCGAGAGGCGAGACgcgcgagagacgagagagagcagagagagaggagaagaggagtatCGGTTGGGCAAAACAGGTTATCCCCAGGGGACAAATACCCTGCCAGGAAAGTCAGAAAAGCTGCGGTGGGTTAGAGTGTAGTTGATTAATCTAAGTTCCTATTTTCAAAGGGGACGTAAGAACTGGGCA is part of the Salvelinus sp. IW2-2015 unplaced genomic scaffold, ASM291031v2 Un_scaffold7082, whole genome shotgun sequence genome and harbors:
- the LOC112079160 gene encoding GTPase-activating Rap/Ran-GAP domain-like protein 3, with protein sequence MALVDGPTGENDNMICVAYKHQFDLINESTGDAYRLHHVDANRVNFVAAIDVYEDGEAGLLLCYNYICSYKKVCPFNGSTPMIQSNASDLHFSWNQMPNAIVCAFPYILAFTTDSIEIRLVVNGNLVYTAVVPELQLTASRVSLIDRWKCPIMMVMNLIRSLLCCRLSGHSAPNCKLPGNKSVPRVPPQTPTPFTKNARLFPIAAPNG